The nucleotide window CAGATTTGGATTTGCCTGGCGGCATTTTTGTTGGCGTCGCACTCCGTGTTGGCGCACGATGCTGGACTGAGTTCGGCAGATTTGCGATTCGAGACGAATCGTTTGAATGCTGTCGTCACTCTCTCCCTCATCGATCTGACACGCGCGCTTGCCGACTTGGAGACGCGCGCACCGCTTGACGCCAACCACGACGGGAAGATCACCGAGGAGGAAATGGCCGCCGGCTTGGAACGCGTCAGAACCTGGGCCGCCGAGGTGTTGAAGGTCAAGTTCGATGGGCAACTGGTCACTCCCGACAAACCACAACTCGTGATTGACGGAACGAACAATTGTCATATCCAACTGAGCTTTTATGCAACACGGCCGGGCCATTTGGCTGTGGAAGCCCGCTTGTTCAACCATCTGCCGGCCCGCCATCAACAGTTCCTGACGGTCGTGGACCTGAACGGACAAGCACTGGGAAAAAAAATGCTGACTCCCCAGTCTGCCAGTTGCGAGTTTGACCTCACTGCATCGCAGGATACCGACAAACCACAACTTGCGTCATTCAGCGGATTTCTTCTGTTGGGGATGGAACATATTTTGACGGGTTACGATCATCTGCTGTTTCTGCTGGCGTTGTTGCTGGTGTGTCGTGGGTTTAATTCGGCGATTCAAATCATCACCTGTTTTACCATTGCTCATTCGATTACGCTGGCGGCGGCGACGTTCAATGTGGTGCAGATGTCCAGCCGGGTGGTCGAGCCGATGATCGCCGCCTCCATCGTTTACGTCGGTGTGGAAAACCTCGCGCGGCCGGAAGGGCCAAAA belongs to Verrucomicrobiota bacterium and includes:
- a CDS encoding HupE/UreJ family protein, producing the protein MNVIRQPRQIWICLAAFLLASHSVLAHDAGLSSADLRFETNRLNAVVTLSLIDLTRALADLETRAPLDANHDGKITEEEMAAGLERVRTWAAEVLKVKFDGQLVTPDKPQLVIDGTNNCHIQLSFYATRPGHLAVEARLFNHLPARHQQFLTVVDLNGQALGKKMLTPQSASCEFDLTASQDTDKPQLASFSGFLLLGMEHILTGYDHLLFLLALLLVCRGFNSAIQIITCFTIAHSITLAAATFNVVQMSSRVVEPMIAASIVYVGVENLARPEGPKGRWLLTFAFGLVHGLGFASVLRDLGIAAGKTGVAAPLVAFNVGVELGQIAVAAVLLPLIWKLRDRPVFLKRGVPVCSALVALAGSYWFVQRIWFL